One window from the genome of Rhodospirillales bacterium encodes:
- a CDS encoding glutathione S-transferase family protein, with amino-acid sequence MPEPAFTLHGHHESGNCYKVALFLALSGTAYRWKQIDIFSGGTRTDAFTALNTFQEVPVLEHDGKVVTQSDVILRYLADTRGRFGGRDADESRRIQEWMAWTSNKLTAGISQARFGLRFAGHEPDVTDYLQNRARSAFDLVDRHLAERDWLAADGPTIADISAVGYIFIADEAGLDLTHWRKMLSWMGRLSLLPGWHHPDKLPQQDTTVAPTATFTAPDDD; translated from the coding sequence ATGCCTGAACCCGCCTTCACACTTCACGGCCACCATGAGTCCGGCAACTGCTACAAGGTTGCGCTGTTCCTGGCGCTGAGCGGCACGGCCTACCGCTGGAAACAGATCGACATTTTCTCGGGCGGGACCAGGACCGACGCCTTTACCGCCCTCAACACCTTTCAGGAGGTGCCGGTGCTGGAGCATGACGGCAAGGTCGTCACCCAGTCCGACGTGATCCTGCGCTATCTGGCCGACACCAGGGGACGCTTCGGCGGCCGCGACGCCGATGAGTCACGACGCATTCAGGAGTGGATGGCCTGGACCAGCAACAAGCTCACCGCCGGCATCTCCCAGGCGCGTTTCGGCCTGCGCTTTGCCGGGCATGAACCCGATGTCACGGACTACCTGCAGAATCGCGCCCGCAGCGCCTTCGATCTTGTCGACCGCCACCTCGCCGAACGCGACTGGCTGGCGGCCGACGGACCGACCATCGCCGACATCTCGGCCGTCGGATACATCTTCATCGCCGACGAGGCCGGGCTCGACCTGACCCACTGGCGCAAGATGCTGTCATGGATGGGCCGGCTCTCGCTGCTGCCCGGCTGGCATCACCCCGACAAGCTGCCGCAGCAGGATACGACCGTGGCGCCCACGGCGACCTTCACCGCACCCGACGACGACTGA